The Actinocorallia herbida DNA window TAAGCGACGAAGGGCCGGAGGCCGACGATCGGGGGAACGTCGCATGGCCAGGCAGACCGTTGCTGAGCAGTTCATCGCGATCCTCGTGCAGGCGGGGGTCGAGCGCATCTACGGGGTCGTCGGCGACAGCCTGAATCCGATCACCGACGCGGTGCGGCGGGCCGACGGGATCGAGTGGGTGCAGGTCAGGCATGAGGAGACGGCGGCGTTCGCGGCGGCGGCCGAGGCTCAGGTCACCGGGAGGCTGACGGCCTGCGCGGGGAGCTGCGGGCCGGGGAACCTGCACCTGATCAACGGGCTGTACGACGCGCAACGGAGCATGGCGCCGGTGCTGGCGATCGCCGCGCAGATCCCGAGCAGCGAGATCGGCACCGGCTACTTCCAGGAGACCCACCCCGACCGGCTGTTCACCGAGTGCAGCCACTACTGCGAGCTGATCGCCCACCCGTCGCAGATGCCGCGGGTGCTCCAGACCGCGATCCAGCACGCGGTCGGCCGGGGCGGCGTGGCGGTCGTGGCGCTGCCCGGCGACGTCGCGGGCCAGGACGCGCCGGTCAGGGGCGCCGAACTCGCCCTGGTGACGCGCAGGCCGTCGATCAGGCCCGCCGACGAGGAACTCGACGCGCTCTCCGGGCTCGTGGACGCCGCCCGGCGCGTCACCCTGTTCTGCGGCAGCGGCACCGCGGGGGCGCACCCGGAGGTCATGGCGTTCGCCCACAAGGTGAAGGCCCCCGTCGGGCACTCCCTGCGCGGCAAGGAGTGGATCCAGTACGACAACCCCTACGACGTGGGCATGACGGGCCTGCTGGGGTACGGCGCCGCCTACGAGGCGATGCACGAGGCCGACCTTCTCCTCCTGCTGGGCACCGACTTCCCCTACAACGCCTTCCTTCCCGACGACGTGCGCATCGCGCAGGTGGACGTGCGCCCGGAGCGGCTGGGGCGGCGGTCCAAGCTCGACCTCGCCGTGTGGGGCGACGCCCGGGAGACCCTGCGCGCGCTCATCCCCCGGGTCGCGGAGAAGGCCGACGCGTCTTTCCTGCACAAGATGCTGCGCAAGCACGCGGAGGCCCTCGGCTCTGTGGTGGACGCCTACACGCGCGATGTGGACGAGCACGTGCCCATCCACCCCGAGTACGTGGCGTCCGTCCTGGACGAGGTCGCCGCCGACGACGCGGTCTTCACCGTCGACACCGGCATGTGCAACGTGTGGGCCGCGCGCTATCTGACGCCCAATGGGCTCCGCCGGGTCATCGGGTCGTTCACGCACGGGTCGATGGCCAACGCGATGCCGCACGCGCTGGGCGCGCAGTGCGCCGACCGGGGCCGCCAGGTCGTGTCGCTGTCGGGCGACGGCGGTCTGTCGATGCTGCTCGGCGATCTGCTGTCGCTGGTCCAGCACGAACTGCCGGTGAAGATCGTGGTGTTCGACAACTCGGCGCTCGGCATGGTCGACCTGGAGATGATGGTCGCCGGGCTGCGCCCGCACGGCACGACCTACCAGCACACCGACTACGCGGCGATCGCGCGGGCGGCGGGCCTGTTCGGCGTCCGGGTGGAGCGGCCCGCCGATGTGCGCGGGGCGCTGCGGGA harbors:
- a CDS encoding pyruvate dehydrogenase yields the protein MARQTVAEQFIAILVQAGVERIYGVVGDSLNPITDAVRRADGIEWVQVRHEETAAFAAAAEAQVTGRLTACAGSCGPGNLHLINGLYDAQRSMAPVLAIAAQIPSSEIGTGYFQETHPDRLFTECSHYCELIAHPSQMPRVLQTAIQHAVGRGGVAVVALPGDVAGQDAPVRGAELALVTRRPSIRPADEELDALSGLVDAARRVTLFCGSGTAGAHPEVMAFAHKVKAPVGHSLRGKEWIQYDNPYDVGMTGLLGYGAAYEAMHEADLLLLLGTDFPYNAFLPDDVRIAQVDVRPERLGRRSKLDLAVWGDARETLRALIPRVAEKADASFLHKMLRKHAEALGSVVDAYTRDVDEHVPIHPEYVASVLDEVAADDAVFTVDTGMCNVWAARYLTPNGLRRVIGSFTHGSMANAMPHALGAQCADRGRQVVSLSGDGGLSMLLGDLLSLVQHELPVKIVVFDNSALGMVDLEMMVAGLRPHGTTYQHTDYAAIARAAGLFGVRVERPADVRGALREAFAHPGPALVDVVTDPAALSLPPKITADQLTGFALSASKLVLDGGVGRMLHLARSNLRNIPRP